CCCGTATCAAGACGCAGCTGGCGATGAAGCAGATGCAGGATTTTTTGCGCGACCAGAATCATTACCTGGAAACGGAAGTGGAGCGCCGCGTGCAGGAAGTGGCGGCGCTGCAGGACGTCACGATACACGCCATGGCTTCGCTGGCCGAGACGCGCGACAGCGAGACGGGCAACCATATCCGCCGCACCTCGCACTACCTGAAGGCGCTGGCCGAGAAAGTGCGCAGCCTGCCGCGTTTCCGCGATTTTTTGACGGACAAGAATATCGAACTGCTGTTCAAGACGGCGCCGCTGCACGATATTGGCAAGGTGGGCATCCCCGACCATATTTTGCTCAAGCCGGGGCGTTTCGAGCCGCACGAAATGGCCATCATGAAGACGCACACCACCCTGGGGCGCGACGCCATCCTGGCGGCCGAGCACGAGCTGGGCATCGAGGTCGATTTCCTCAAGTACGCGAAAGAGATCGCCTACAGCCACCATGAAAAATGGGATGGCAGCGGCTACCCGCAAGGGCTGGCTGGCGAAGACATCCCGATTTCGGCGCGCCTGATGGCGCTGGCCGACGTGTATGACGCCCTGATCAGCCGGCGCATCTACAAGCAGGGCATGGACCATGCACAGGCCGTGCAGATCATCGTCGAGGGGCGCGGTTCGCACTTTGACGCCGAGATCGTCGACGCCTTTTTGCAGATCCAGGACCAGTTCATCGCCATCTCCAGCCGCTATGCCGATGGCGTGTGCGAGATCGCCGACAAGCAGCGGCAGATCGCGCCCTACACCGAAAACATCAGCTGACGGTCTTGAAGAATCGTAGCATTTCCCGGCTGGCGTCCGGCCCTTTGTCGTCCGTGTAGCTGCCATGATTGCTGCCGCCGGACCACGCGTGGCCGGCGCCGTGGATGACCCAGTGTTCGCCCAGCGGCGAGCCATCGGCCTGGCTGTGCGTGGTGCGCGTGTAACGGTGGCCATTCGGTACGCTGCCGTCGATGGAAGCCGCCTTGGCTGCCTTGCCGCCCGCCTGGCTGCGCACGCCCTGGGCGATCAGCTCATCGCCATTGCGCGGGTTGACGGTGGTGTCGCGGTCGCCGTGAAAAACGATGATGGGCACGCCGCCCGCCGGCGCCTTGCGCTGGGCGTTGGGCATGGCGCCGCCCTTCATGGCCGCCAGCGCCGACGGCAAGTCCTGCGCCGAGGCGAAGGGCAGGCCCGAATGCACGCCGACGGCGGCAAACAAATCCGGGTACAAGGTGCCGACGATGACGGCCATGGCGCCGCCCGCCGACAGGCCGGCGACGAACACTTCGCGCTCATTGACCGGGTAGTCGTCGATGACTTGCCGCGCGATGCCGGCGATCAGCGACGGTTCGCCCTGGTCGCGCTGCTGGTCGATGGCATTGAACCAGTTCCAGCAGCGCGAACTGTTGGCACCCTGCGTCTGCGCCGGATAGACGACAAAACATTCCTTTTCTTCGGCCAGTGCATTCATCTGCGTGCCGGCGGCGAAATCATCGGGATTTTGCGTGCAGCCGTGCAGCATCACGATCAGCGGCATGGCCTGGCCGTGATAGCTGCTGGGGATATACAGTTTGTAGGCGCGCGTGCCCGCATGGTTGCGGTACACGCCGTCGATGAACTGCGCGCCAGCCGGCACATCGACCGGTGTGGCGGCCGGCGTATTGAAACCGGGCGGGTGGAAATTCGGCAGCTCGAAACTGGGCATGTCGAAGCTGTGCTGGCCCAGGCCGGCCGGCACGCCCAGGCGCGCCATGAAATCCTGCGCGAAATCCTGCGCCGCCTGCGCGGGCGTGGGCGGTACCGCGTCAGCTTGCGGCGGCTCGGCTCGGGCTTGCGCAGGTGGCGGCGCAGGTGGTGGATTAATGTCGCGCATCGGCTGCGTTGGCGGCGCTTGCGTGGCTGCCGCCTGCGGCGCCAGGCCGGCAGCGGACAGCGCCTGCTGGATCGCTTCGGTGGCGGCGGCGGGACCGCTGCCCATCAGATTACGGGTTGCGGCGCGCATCTGCGCCAGCATGTTGAGAGGTAGTTTCATGACCATCCTTAACGGTGCCGCGCATCGGCCGGGTCATCGCCGCAAACCAATACGCTAGTGAATTCGCCCTGCGAGCGCCGTCTTGACGACGGTGCTGGCGTGCAGGGCACCTAATACGAAAATCGACTCGATGGTGGCCAGTGCCAGTTCCACGGAGACGTCGCTGGCGATACTGGCCAGCCCCAGCACCTGGATCTGCAGGCGCTGGCCGGCTGCCTGGATCGCTTCCAGGTCGGCGCGCGAATAATGCTGCATGCCCAATACCAGGCTTTTACGGGCGACGGTTTGTTTCACCACGTCGGCGTGGATACCCAGCTGGTTGCGTATGGCCGTACGGATCAGATCCGTGCGGTTGGAATAAAATCCCTCCTGAACCAGCAGATCGATCTGCCCCAGGTCGATCAAGCCGAGGTTGATCGTGATTTTCTCGGATTCCCCAATTTTGGGCTTGCTGTCTTGCTTGGCCATATCTCTCCAAAAACTCCACGTGGCATCCATTTGCCATCTGTATGGATGGTAGTATAGTTGTGTAGTATCACAAGTCAAGCAGGATCTGGCCTGATCGTGTTGTAGGACGGGCACCCGCAGAGTGAGAATGGCTGCAAAATAAATTTCCGGAAGATGCGTTTTTGATCATGCTTTCGCTTGAAAATTTATTCATAGAAACATTGCATGCCGAGGCCATCGCCTCGCCGGCGCCGTTTCGCGGCATAATGCAAAC
Above is a genomic segment from Janthinobacterium sp. 64 containing:
- a CDS encoding response regulator — encoded protein: MRASASKPTILVVDDTPDNIDLLRAVLEDDYRTKIAVNGERALKIAAGGDQPDLILLDIMMPGMSGYDVCRALKADPATAGIPVIFVTAMSEVADEQLGLALGAVDYITKPISAPIVLARIKTQLAMKQMQDFLRDQNHYLETEVERRVQEVAALQDVTIHAMASLAETRDSETGNHIRRTSHYLKALAEKVRSLPRFRDFLTDKNIELLFKTAPLHDIGKVGIPDHILLKPGRFEPHEMAIMKTHTTLGRDAILAAEHELGIEVDFLKYAKEIAYSHHEKWDGSGYPQGLAGEDIPISARLMALADVYDALISRRIYKQGMDHAQAVQIIVEGRGSHFDAEIVDAFLQIQDQFIAISSRYADGVCEIADKQRQIAPYTENIS
- a CDS encoding extracellular catalytic domain type 1 short-chain-length polyhydroxyalkanoate depolymerase; this encodes MKLPLNMLAQMRAATRNLMGSGPAAATEAIQQALSAAGLAPQAAATQAPPTQPMRDINPPPAPPPAQARAEPPQADAVPPTPAQAAQDFAQDFMARLGVPAGLGQHSFDMPSFELPNFHPPGFNTPAATPVDVPAGAQFIDGVYRNHAGTRAYKLYIPSSYHGQAMPLIVMLHGCTQNPDDFAAGTQMNALAEEKECFVVYPAQTQGANSSRCWNWFNAIDQQRDQGEPSLIAGIARQVIDDYPVNEREVFVAGLSAGGAMAVIVGTLYPDLFAAVGVHSGLPFASAQDLPSALAAMKGGAMPNAQRKAPAGGVPIIVFHGDRDTTVNPRNGDELIAQGVRSQAGGKAAKAASIDGSVPNGHRYTRTTHSQADGSPLGEHWVIHGAGHAWSGGSNHGSYTDDKGPDASREMLRFFKTVS
- a CDS encoding CopG family transcriptional regulator, with amino-acid sequence MAKQDSKPKIGESEKITINLGLIDLGQIDLLVQEGFYSNRTDLIRTAIRNQLGIHADVVKQTVARKSLVLGMQHYSRADLEAIQAAGQRLQIQVLGLASIASDVSVELALATIESIFVLGALHASTVVKTALAGRIH